Proteins encoded within one genomic window of Engystomops pustulosus unplaced genomic scaffold, aEngPut4.maternal MAT_SCAFFOLD_909, whole genome shotgun sequence:
- the LOC140112586 gene encoding uncharacterized protein isoform X3 gives MDKGKKGITRSILKLTLEIIYLLTGEDYTIVKTSDKSVPPISHPDVSGARSQSSIMEPLLPSLTRERNMEQKILELTHKILELLSGEVPIRCQDVTVHFSLEEWDYIEGHKDQYKDVMTEDHKTFIPQDGSSNRCSPEGCLVSVPGYPEEDLYELQDEQDEDLLNVKVEVIDEDEELFMTTGWWSGPNDRKPPERGPGGNHSILCAQQGEDLLDIKLEEVEPYMSSDLCCADEENSGDIGEDKTWAEVSCVIPVHESEDTNTLQNFSRENLFTLNDYLGFHTTDLSYNHSAGQSQTGGKMFPCAECGKRFTKNSNLFLHRRIHTGEKPYTCSECGKQFARKSGLDQHERSHTGEKLFSCSECGKSFMRKSFLSRHKIIHTGEKPFACSKCGKCFTQKHSLVEHLRIHTGEKPYSCSECGKCFTQKSSLVKHQRFHSGERPYPCLECGKCFITKAKLGDHQRSHTGEKPFSCSECGKYFITKAKLRDHQRCHTGEKPFPCSECGKCFTQNFDLVEHRRIHTGERPFSCSECGKCFIRKAKLQIHQRIHTGEKPFVCLECGKGFTQKSNLVKHQRIHMGEKPYACRECGKCFSRKSILDQHQLLHTGERPFSCPACGEGFRNKSRLLSHQVIHSR, from the exons ATGGACAAGGGCAAGAAAGGGATCACCAGAAGTATACTGAAGTTAACCCTGGAGATCATCTACTTgttgactggagag gattacacaataGTGAAGACCTCTGATAAGTCTGTGCCCCCTATCAGCCACCCTGATGTATCTGGTGCAAGGAGCCAGAGCTCCATCATGGAGCCTCTACTTCCATCACTGACACGTGAGAGGAACATGGAGCAGAAGATACTGGAGCTCACACACAAGATCctggagctgctgagcggagag gttcctataagatgtcaggatgtcactgtccatttctccctggaggagtgggactacatagaaggacacaaggaccagtacaaggacgtcatgacgGAGGACCACAAGACCTTCATACCACAAG atggatccagtaATAGATGTTCACCAGAAGGATGTCTTGTGTCTGTCCCTGGTTATCCAGAGGAGGATCTCTATGAGCTCCAGGATGAGCAG GATGAAGATTTACTGAATGTTAAAGTTGAGGTTATAGATGAAGATGAAGAGCTGTTCATGACGACTGGTTGGTGGA GTGGACCCAATGATAGAAAGCCCCCAGAGAGAGGTCCAGGGGGAAATCACAGTATTCTGTGTGCTCAGCAG GGCGAAGATCTGCTAGATATTAAATTGGAGGAAGTAGAGCCATATATGAGCAGTGACCTGTGCTGTGCGGATGAGGAGAATTCTGGGGATATTGGAGAAG ATAAAACCTGGGCGGAGGTTAGCTGTGTAATTCCAGTTCATGAATCTGAGGATACAAACACCTTGCAGAATTTTTCAAGAGAAAACCTCTTTACCCTAAATGATTATTTAGGATTCCACACTACAGATCTATCCTATAATCATTCCGCTGGTCAGTCACAGACCGGGGGTAAAATGTTTCCATGTGCTGAGTGTGGGAAAAGATTTACCAAGAACTCAAATCTTTTCCTACACagaagaattcacacgggggagaagccatacacctgttcagaatgtgggaaacagTTTGCTCGTAAATCAGGCCTTGATCAGCATgagagaagtcacacgggggagaagttattctcctgttcagaatgtggaaaaagttttatGCGAAAATCATTTCTTTCTAGACATAAAAtcattcacacgggagagaagccatttgcTTGTTccaaatgtgggaaatgttttacccagaagcATTCTCTCGTTGAACATCtgcgaattcacacaggggagaagccatattcgtgCTCCgagtgtggaaaatgttttacccagaaatcatctcttgttaaacatcagagatttCACTCAGGAGAGAGGCCGTATCCGTGTTTAGAGTGCGGAAAATGTTTCATTACTAAAGCAAAACTTGGGgaccatcagagaagtcacacaggggagaagccattctcatgttccGAATGTGGGAAGTATTTCATAACTAAAGCCAAACTCAGGGATCATCAGAGATGTCACACCGGGGAAAAACCTTttccatgttctgaatgtgggaaatgttttacacaaAATTTCGATCTTGTTGAACATcgaagaattcacacgggggaaagGCCATTTtcttgttctgaatgtgggaaatgttttattagaAAAGCCAAACTGCAGATTcatcagagaatccacacaggggagaagccatttgtaTGTTTGGAATGTGGTAAAGGTTTTACTCAGAAGtcaaatcttgttaaacatcagagaattcacatggGGGAGAAACCATATGCATGTCGAGAATGCGGGAAATGCTTTTCCAGAAAATCAATTCTTGATCAACATCAgttattacatacaggagagaggCCGTTTTCATGTCCAGCATGTGGGGAAGGTTTCAGGAACAAATCCAGACTTTTAAGTCATCAAGTTATTCATTCAAGGTGA
- the LOC140112586 gene encoding uncharacterized protein isoform X2, which produces MMLTSSQVLRRLHVKSWPARMDKGKKGITRSILKLTLEIIYLLTGEDYTIVKTSDKSVPPISHPDVSGARSQSSIMEPLLPSLTRERNMEQKILELTHKILELLSGEVPIRCQDVTVHFSLEEWDYIEGHKDQYKDVMTEDHKTFIPQDGSSNRCSPEGCLVSVPGYPEEDLYELQDEQDEDLLNVKVEVIDEDEELFMTTGGPNDRKPPERGPGGNHSILCAQQGEDLLDIKLEEVEPYMSSDLCCADEENSGDIGEDKTWAEVSCVIPVHESEDTNTLQNFSRENLFTLNDYLGFHTTDLSYNHSAGQSQTGGKMFPCAECGKRFTKNSNLFLHRRIHTGEKPYTCSECGKQFARKSGLDQHERSHTGEKLFSCSECGKSFMRKSFLSRHKIIHTGEKPFACSKCGKCFTQKHSLVEHLRIHTGEKPYSCSECGKCFTQKSSLVKHQRFHSGERPYPCLECGKCFITKAKLGDHQRSHTGEKPFSCSECGKYFITKAKLRDHQRCHTGEKPFPCSECGKCFTQNFDLVEHRRIHTGERPFSCSECGKCFIRKAKLQIHQRIHTGEKPFVCLECGKGFTQKSNLVKHQRIHMGEKPYACRECGKCFSRKSILDQHQLLHTGERPFSCPACGEGFRNKSRLLSHQVIHSR; this is translated from the exons atgatgctgacatcatctcaggtcctgcgCCGTCTCCATGTGAAGTCCTGGCCGG CAAGGATGGACAAGGGCAAGAAAGGGATCACCAGAAGTATACTGAAGTTAACCCTGGAGATCATCTACTTgttgactggagag gattacacaataGTGAAGACCTCTGATAAGTCTGTGCCCCCTATCAGCCACCCTGATGTATCTGGTGCAAGGAGCCAGAGCTCCATCATGGAGCCTCTACTTCCATCACTGACACGTGAGAGGAACATGGAGCAGAAGATACTGGAGCTCACACACAAGATCctggagctgctgagcggagag gttcctataagatgtcaggatgtcactgtccatttctccctggaggagtgggactacatagaaggacacaaggaccagtacaaggacgtcatgacgGAGGACCACAAGACCTTCATACCACAAG atggatccagtaATAGATGTTCACCAGAAGGATGTCTTGTGTCTGTCCCTGGTTATCCAGAGGAGGATCTCTATGAGCTCCAGGATGAGCAG GATGAAGATTTACTGAATGTTAAAGTTGAGGTTATAGATGAAGATGAAGAGCTGTTCATGACGACTG GTGGACCCAATGATAGAAAGCCCCCAGAGAGAGGTCCAGGGGGAAATCACAGTATTCTGTGTGCTCAGCAG GGCGAAGATCTGCTAGATATTAAATTGGAGGAAGTAGAGCCATATATGAGCAGTGACCTGTGCTGTGCGGATGAGGAGAATTCTGGGGATATTGGAGAAG ATAAAACCTGGGCGGAGGTTAGCTGTGTAATTCCAGTTCATGAATCTGAGGATACAAACACCTTGCAGAATTTTTCAAGAGAAAACCTCTTTACCCTAAATGATTATTTAGGATTCCACACTACAGATCTATCCTATAATCATTCCGCTGGTCAGTCACAGACCGGGGGTAAAATGTTTCCATGTGCTGAGTGTGGGAAAAGATTTACCAAGAACTCAAATCTTTTCCTACACagaagaattcacacgggggagaagccatacacctgttcagaatgtgggaaacagTTTGCTCGTAAATCAGGCCTTGATCAGCATgagagaagtcacacgggggagaagttattctcctgttcagaatgtggaaaaagttttatGCGAAAATCATTTCTTTCTAGACATAAAAtcattcacacgggagagaagccatttgcTTGTTccaaatgtgggaaatgttttacccagaagcATTCTCTCGTTGAACATCtgcgaattcacacaggggagaagccatattcgtgCTCCgagtgtggaaaatgttttacccagaaatcatctcttgttaaacatcagagatttCACTCAGGAGAGAGGCCGTATCCGTGTTTAGAGTGCGGAAAATGTTTCATTACTAAAGCAAAACTTGGGgaccatcagagaagtcacacaggggagaagccattctcatgttccGAATGTGGGAAGTATTTCATAACTAAAGCCAAACTCAGGGATCATCAGAGATGTCACACCGGGGAAAAACCTTttccatgttctgaatgtgggaaatgttttacacaaAATTTCGATCTTGTTGAACATcgaagaattcacacgggggaaagGCCATTTtcttgttctgaatgtgggaaatgttttattagaAAAGCCAAACTGCAGATTcatcagagaatccacacaggggagaagccatttgtaTGTTTGGAATGTGGTAAAGGTTTTACTCAGAAGtcaaatcttgttaaacatcagagaattcacatggGGGAGAAACCATATGCATGTCGAGAATGCGGGAAATGCTTTTCCAGAAAATCAATTCTTGATCAACATCAgttattacatacaggagagaggCCGTTTTCATGTCCAGCATGTGGGGAAGGTTTCAGGAACAAATCCAGACTTTTAAGTCATCAAGTTATTCATTCAAGGTGA
- the LOC140112586 gene encoding uncharacterized protein isoform X1 gives MMLTSSQVLRRLHVKSWPARMDKGKKGITRSILKLTLEIIYLLTGEDYTIVKTSDKSVPPISHPDVSGARSQSSIMEPLLPSLTRERNMEQKILELTHKILELLSGEVPIRCQDVTVHFSLEEWDYIEGHKDQYKDVMTEDHKTFIPQDGSSNRCSPEGCLVSVPGYPEEDLYELQDEQDEDLLNVKVEVIDEDEELFMTTGWWSGPNDRKPPERGPGGNHSILCAQQGEDLLDIKLEEVEPYMSSDLCCADEENSGDIGEDKTWAEVSCVIPVHESEDTNTLQNFSRENLFTLNDYLGFHTTDLSYNHSAGQSQTGGKMFPCAECGKRFTKNSNLFLHRRIHTGEKPYTCSECGKQFARKSGLDQHERSHTGEKLFSCSECGKSFMRKSFLSRHKIIHTGEKPFACSKCGKCFTQKHSLVEHLRIHTGEKPYSCSECGKCFTQKSSLVKHQRFHSGERPYPCLECGKCFITKAKLGDHQRSHTGEKPFSCSECGKYFITKAKLRDHQRCHTGEKPFPCSECGKCFTQNFDLVEHRRIHTGERPFSCSECGKCFIRKAKLQIHQRIHTGEKPFVCLECGKGFTQKSNLVKHQRIHMGEKPYACRECGKCFSRKSILDQHQLLHTGERPFSCPACGEGFRNKSRLLSHQVIHSR, from the exons atgatgctgacatcatctcaggtcctgcgCCGTCTCCATGTGAAGTCCTGGCCGG CAAGGATGGACAAGGGCAAGAAAGGGATCACCAGAAGTATACTGAAGTTAACCCTGGAGATCATCTACTTgttgactggagag gattacacaataGTGAAGACCTCTGATAAGTCTGTGCCCCCTATCAGCCACCCTGATGTATCTGGTGCAAGGAGCCAGAGCTCCATCATGGAGCCTCTACTTCCATCACTGACACGTGAGAGGAACATGGAGCAGAAGATACTGGAGCTCACACACAAGATCctggagctgctgagcggagag gttcctataagatgtcaggatgtcactgtccatttctccctggaggagtgggactacatagaaggacacaaggaccagtacaaggacgtcatgacgGAGGACCACAAGACCTTCATACCACAAG atggatccagtaATAGATGTTCACCAGAAGGATGTCTTGTGTCTGTCCCTGGTTATCCAGAGGAGGATCTCTATGAGCTCCAGGATGAGCAG GATGAAGATTTACTGAATGTTAAAGTTGAGGTTATAGATGAAGATGAAGAGCTGTTCATGACGACTGGTTGGTGGA GTGGACCCAATGATAGAAAGCCCCCAGAGAGAGGTCCAGGGGGAAATCACAGTATTCTGTGTGCTCAGCAG GGCGAAGATCTGCTAGATATTAAATTGGAGGAAGTAGAGCCATATATGAGCAGTGACCTGTGCTGTGCGGATGAGGAGAATTCTGGGGATATTGGAGAAG ATAAAACCTGGGCGGAGGTTAGCTGTGTAATTCCAGTTCATGAATCTGAGGATACAAACACCTTGCAGAATTTTTCAAGAGAAAACCTCTTTACCCTAAATGATTATTTAGGATTCCACACTACAGATCTATCCTATAATCATTCCGCTGGTCAGTCACAGACCGGGGGTAAAATGTTTCCATGTGCTGAGTGTGGGAAAAGATTTACCAAGAACTCAAATCTTTTCCTACACagaagaattcacacgggggagaagccatacacctgttcagaatgtgggaaacagTTTGCTCGTAAATCAGGCCTTGATCAGCATgagagaagtcacacgggggagaagttattctcctgttcagaatgtggaaaaagttttatGCGAAAATCATTTCTTTCTAGACATAAAAtcattcacacgggagagaagccatttgcTTGTTccaaatgtgggaaatgttttacccagaagcATTCTCTCGTTGAACATCtgcgaattcacacaggggagaagccatattcgtgCTCCgagtgtggaaaatgttttacccagaaatcatctcttgttaaacatcagagatttCACTCAGGAGAGAGGCCGTATCCGTGTTTAGAGTGCGGAAAATGTTTCATTACTAAAGCAAAACTTGGGgaccatcagagaagtcacacaggggagaagccattctcatgttccGAATGTGGGAAGTATTTCATAACTAAAGCCAAACTCAGGGATCATCAGAGATGTCACACCGGGGAAAAACCTTttccatgttctgaatgtgggaaatgttttacacaaAATTTCGATCTTGTTGAACATcgaagaattcacacgggggaaagGCCATTTtcttgttctgaatgtgggaaatgttttattagaAAAGCCAAACTGCAGATTcatcagagaatccacacaggggagaagccatttgtaTGTTTGGAATGTGGTAAAGGTTTTACTCAGAAGtcaaatcttgttaaacatcagagaattcacatggGGGAGAAACCATATGCATGTCGAGAATGCGGGAAATGCTTTTCCAGAAAATCAATTCTTGATCAACATCAgttattacatacaggagagaggCCGTTTTCATGTCCAGCATGTGGGGAAGGTTTCAGGAACAAATCCAGACTTTTAAGTCATCAAGTTATTCATTCAAGGTGA